One region of Ostrinia nubilalis chromosome 14, ilOstNubi1.1, whole genome shotgun sequence genomic DNA includes:
- the LOC135078174 gene encoding uncharacterized protein LOC135078174 isoform X2, with product MVRARDNKKVDERVPCLTTLSAYLRYALALPGTKAMCREGGCGACVVAVRARRQPSGRVELFSVNSCLVLVYSCHGWDISTIEALGDRLRGYGDIQKRIAGFNATQCGYCTPGWAMHLYSLQDKGLTMEQMEKSFGSNTCRCTGFRPIMDTVKSFAVDASPELCQKALDIEELTICKKTKEPCNRKCSVRSIDSDWSIVLDEPKETNEDTISLDTESHQFFKVYKEEEIFRILNNNGDDSYMLIDGNTGKGVYEIFEYPRVLIDISEVKSLKKYSFDQNLVLGGNISIEDCITIFEDIAKSNADFSYLETMAKHLELVAHIPVRKIASLAGNVMLKHAMPDYQSDIFLLLETVGAYVTVRTSRLRTKTLSMTDFLKFDMKKKLIVNFLLPPFSSSHIFKSYKIMPRNQNALAIVNAGFLLVKNPSTNIISDARIVYGNISASFVHATQTEKYLIGKNVFNNDVLQKAIQLLNKEVNPVDNPPNPSKECRKKLAIGLFYKFVLSIAPSNQISDRNSSGGLLIARPVSNGTQDFTTDTSLYPLNKPVPKLEAMIQSAGEAQFANDVPQFPKQVFGAFVQSTVHRGNVDTINVKKILETPGVLAILTPDDIPGKNSFSRPGFQLQTEVEEILATDIKYYGQPIAILVATSEELAASAAKKVEVKYKNVSKDRPVLTIDQAKKDSNRYRAYPDNITPTAKGENVDKVIKGVYEIEAQYHYYMEPITSVVVPVDRGLEVYDATQWMDLTQAAIAECLAIKESDVVVYVRRIGGGFGGKISRNVQASTACALVAKKMNLPCRFVLPLQTNLTIAGRRLPCQCDYEVGVDKEGKIQYLNAKIIEDDGCSHNENILAYTVGGFPNCYDVSTYNVTTAAVLTDLPSNTFARAPGTSEGISCIEHIMERIAFEVKKDPTEVRLLNMRKDDNDLPTLIADYKKETNYEKRSQEVQEFNNANRWMKKAISIAVMSFPVIFYGNYSAMVSIYRGDGTVTVTTGGIEMGQGVNTKVAQVCAYELGIPLDHISVLPHYSFVAANNVFSGSSITSESTCYAVIKACEMLKDRLEPVKSTMTNPTWQELITKASDEEVDLTAIYMMTDKESDLSGYNAYAVAILEVQLDVLSGRYELLRVDILEDVGLSANPNIDVGQVEGGYVQGLGYYTTEKFVYNQVTGKLLTNRSLTYHVPLARDIPAQFNVKLRYNSKNPKGVLGSKAVGEMGICTAHGVTQALRQCIHESRKDSGYDDSKWVNIAIPNDTESIVKALDVKLEEMVFS from the exons ATGGTGCGTGCACGGGACAACAAAAAAG TGGACGAGCGAGTGCCATGCCTGACGACGCTGAGCGCGTACCTTCGCTATGCGCTGGCGCTGCCGGGCACGAAAGCCATGTGCCGCGAGGGCGGTTGCGGCGCGTGCGTCGTCgcagtgcgcgcgcgccgccagcCTAGCGGGAGAGTCGAGCTGTTCTCTGTCAATTCT TGCCTGGTGCTGGTGTACTCTTGTCATGGCTGGGACATCAGCACGATTGAAGCCCTTGGCGACCGCTTGCGAGGTTACGGCGATATACAGAAGAGAATCGCGGGGTTCAACGCCACCCAGTGCGGGTACTGCACTCCTGGCTGGGCGATGCACTTGTACAG CTTGCAAGATAAAGGCCTTACAATGGAACAGATGGAAAAGTCATTTGGCAGCAACACTTGTAGATGTACCGGCTTTAGGCCTATCATGGACACAGTCAAGTCCTTTGCCGTGGACGCTAGTCCAGAACTCTGCCAGAAAGCCCTCGACATTGAAGAACTTACCATTTGCAAGAAAACCAAAGAACCCTGTAACAGAAAATGCTCTGTCAGGAGCATTGACAGTGATTGGAGTATTGTCCTAGATGAGCCCAAAGAAACGAATGAAGACACAATATCTCTGGACACAGAATCCCATCAATTCTTCAAGGTCTACAAAGAAGAGGAAATCTTTCGAATTTTGAATAACAATGGAGATGATTCTTACATGCTCATTGATGGAAATACAGGAAAAG GAGTATATGAAATCTTCGAATATCCCCGCGTACTAATAGATATAAGTGAAGTGAAATCGCTGAAGAAGTACAGTTTCGACCAAAATCTGGTGTTAGGTGGTAATATATCCATAGAGGATTGCATCACCATCTTTGAAGATATAGCCAAATCGAATGCAGATTTTTCTTATTTGGAGACAATGGCAAAGCATTTAGAATTGGTGGCCCATATTCCTGTAAGAAAG aTCGCTTCGCTTGCTGGAAATGTGATGCTGAAGCATGCCATGCCAGATTATCAATCTGATATATTTCTGCTTTTAGAGACCGTTGGAGCTTATGTCACTGTTC GTACCTCAAGACTTAGAACTAAGACACTGAGCATGACAGATTTCCTCAAATTCGACATGAAAAAGAAGCTCATCGTCAATTTTTTGTTGCCACCTTTTAGTTCTTCGCACATATTTAAAAGTTACAAG ATTATGCCCCGCAACCAAAACGCTCTCGCTATTGTAAACGCTGGTTTCCTCTTAGTAAAGAATCCCAGCACTAACATAATCAGCGATGCGAGGATCGTTTATGGTAACATATCAGCTAGCTTCGTGCATGCCACACAAACTGAGAAATACCTCATTGGGAAGAATGTGTTCAACAATGATGTCTTACAAAAGGCAATCCAATTGCTAAACAAAGAAGTGAATCCTGTGGACAATCCTCCAAACCCTTCGAAGGAGTGCAGGAAAAAACTGGCAATAGGCCTCTTTTACAAG TTCGTTTTGAGCATCGCTCCTTCGAACCAGATCTCTGATCGCAACTCTTCAGGCGGTCTACTCATTGCTCGGCCGGTCTCGAATGGAACTCAAGACTTCACTACCGACACCTCATTGTACCCTTTGAATAAACCAGTGCCCAAACTAGAGGCTATGATACAAAGTGCCGGTGAGGCCCAATTTGCCAACGATGTACCACAATTCCCTAAACAAGTGTTCGGAGCGTTCGTGCAGTCGACTGTGCATAGAGGAAACGTTGATACAATTAATGTGAAGAAGATTTTG GAAACTCCAGGAGTTCTAGCTATATTAACACCGGACGACATACCTGGCAAAAATTCTTTCTCCCGCCCCGGATTCCAACTACAGACTGAAGTGGAAGAAATTCTAGCTACCGATATCAAATATTACGGACAACCTATAGCAATACTCGTGGCTACCAGCGAAGAGTTGGCAGCTAGTGCTGCCAAAAAAGTTGAAGTGAAATACAAGAACGTGAGCAAAGATCGACCTGTATTAACAATAGATCAAGCAAAAAAAGATAGTAATAGATACAGAGCATATCCAGATAATATCACGCCCACAGCGAAAGGGGAAAATGTTGATAAAGTAATAAAGGGTGTGTATGAAATCGAGGCACAGTACCATTATTATATGGAACCTATAACAAGTGTGGTGGTGCCTGTGGACAGGGGGCTAGAAGTGTATGATGCTACGCAATGGATGGATCTCACTCAAGCTGCTATCGCCGAATGCTTGGCTATAAAAGAAAGCGA TGTCGTTGTGTATGTCCGCCGAATCGGTGGTGGTTTCGGAGGTAAGATCAGTCGCAACGTCCAAGCGTCAACTGCCTGCGCCCTTGTGGCCAAGAAGATGAATCTCCCATGTCGCTTCGTGCTGCCCCTGCAAACTAACCTCACCATCGCTGGGAGGAGACTGCCATGCCAATGTGATTACGAG GTGGGGGTAGACAAAGAAGGCAAGATTCAGTACTTGAATGCGAAGATTATTGAAGACGACGGTTGTTCGCACAACGAGAACATCCTCGCCTATACTGTCGGCGGGTTTCCGAACTGCTACGATGTCAGCACCTACAATGTCACTACAGCTGCTGTCCTCACTGATCTACCTTCCAACACATTTGCGAGAGCACCAG GAACTTCGGAGGGCATTTCATGCATCGAACATATTATGGAACGTATAGCATTCGAAGTAAAGAAAGATCCAACGGAGGTGCGCCTACTCAACATGAGAAAAGACGACAATGACCTACCAACCCTCATAGCAGACTACAAAAAGGAGACAAACTACGAAAAAAGATCACAAGAGGTTCAGGAGTTCAACAACGCTAACAGATGGATGAAGAAGGCAATTTCCATCGCTGTCATGAGCTTCCCCGTGATATTCTATGGCAACTACAGTGCCATGGTCAGCATTTACAGAGGAGATGGCACCGTGACGGTCACTACTGGAGGTATAGAGATGGGACAAGGTGTGAACACCAAAGTTGCCCAAGTCTGCGCTTACGAGCTTGGAATCCCTTTGGACCACATTTCAGTTTTACCCCACTACTCTTTTGTTGCCGCTAATAACGTCTTCTCAGGCTCTAGCATCACGAGTGAGTCTACTTGTTACGCTGTGATCAAAGCTTGTGAAATGCTGAAAGATCGATTGGAGCCTGTAAAGAGCACAATGACGAATCCTACATGGCAGGAGTTGATCACAAAAGCTAGCGATGAAGAAGTGGATTTGACGGCGATATACATGATGACAGATAAGGAATCAGATCTGTCTGGGTACAATGCGTATGCAGTGGCCATTCTGGAGGTGCAATTGGACGTTTTGTCGGGAAGGTACGAGTTACTAAGAGTGGATATTTTGGAAGACGTCGGGTTGAGTGCCAATCCGAACATAGATGTTGGTCAG GTGGAAGGTGGCTACGTCCAAGGACTTGGGTACTACACGACCGAGAAGTTTGTCTACAACCAGGTCACAGGGAAGCTGCTCACCAACCGATCGCTGACGTACCACGTGCCCTTAGCTCGGGACATACCGGCTCAGTTCAACGTCAAACTGCGGTACAACTCTAAAAACCCCAAGGGCGTGCTGGGCTCTAAAG CGGTTGGAGAAATGGGAATTTGCACCGCGCACGGAGTGACGCAGGCGTTAAGGCAATGCATTCACGAGTCGAGAAAGGACTCTGGATATGACGATTCAAAATGGGTTAATATTG
- the LOC135078174 gene encoding uncharacterized protein LOC135078174 isoform X1 — MTCIEFTVNGNKCVVDERVPCLTTLSAYLRYALALPGTKAMCREGGCGACVVAVRARRQPSGRVELFSVNSCLVLVYSCHGWDISTIEALGDRLRGYGDIQKRIAGFNATQCGYCTPGWAMHLYSLQDKGLTMEQMEKSFGSNTCRCTGFRPIMDTVKSFAVDASPELCQKALDIEELTICKKTKEPCNRKCSVRSIDSDWSIVLDEPKETNEDTISLDTESHQFFKVYKEEEIFRILNNNGDDSYMLIDGNTGKGVYEIFEYPRVLIDISEVKSLKKYSFDQNLVLGGNISIEDCITIFEDIAKSNADFSYLETMAKHLELVAHIPVRKIASLAGNVMLKHAMPDYQSDIFLLLETVGAYVTVRTSRLRTKTLSMTDFLKFDMKKKLIVNFLLPPFSSSHIFKSYKIMPRNQNALAIVNAGFLLVKNPSTNIISDARIVYGNISASFVHATQTEKYLIGKNVFNNDVLQKAIQLLNKEVNPVDNPPNPSKECRKKLAIGLFYKFVLSIAPSNQISDRNSSGGLLIARPVSNGTQDFTTDTSLYPLNKPVPKLEAMIQSAGEAQFANDVPQFPKQVFGAFVQSTVHRGNVDTINVKKILETPGVLAILTPDDIPGKNSFSRPGFQLQTEVEEILATDIKYYGQPIAILVATSEELAASAAKKVEVKYKNVSKDRPVLTIDQAKKDSNRYRAYPDNITPTAKGENVDKVIKGVYEIEAQYHYYMEPITSVVVPVDRGLEVYDATQWMDLTQAAIAECLAIKESDVVVYVRRIGGGFGGKISRNVQASTACALVAKKMNLPCRFVLPLQTNLTIAGRRLPCQCDYEVGVDKEGKIQYLNAKIIEDDGCSHNENILAYTVGGFPNCYDVSTYNVTTAAVLTDLPSNTFARAPGTSEGISCIEHIMERIAFEVKKDPTEVRLLNMRKDDNDLPTLIADYKKETNYEKRSQEVQEFNNANRWMKKAISIAVMSFPVIFYGNYSAMVSIYRGDGTVTVTTGGIEMGQGVNTKVAQVCAYELGIPLDHISVLPHYSFVAANNVFSGSSITSESTCYAVIKACEMLKDRLEPVKSTMTNPTWQELITKASDEEVDLTAIYMMTDKESDLSGYNAYAVAILEVQLDVLSGRYELLRVDILEDVGLSANPNIDVGQVEGGYVQGLGYYTTEKFVYNQVTGKLLTNRSLTYHVPLARDIPAQFNVKLRYNSKNPKGVLGSKAVGEMGICTAHGVTQALRQCIHESRKDSGYDDSKWVNIAIPNDTESIVKALDVKLEEMVFS, encoded by the exons ATGACTTGTATTGAGTTCACAGTTAACGGAAACAAATGTGTCG TGGACGAGCGAGTGCCATGCCTGACGACGCTGAGCGCGTACCTTCGCTATGCGCTGGCGCTGCCGGGCACGAAAGCCATGTGCCGCGAGGGCGGTTGCGGCGCGTGCGTCGTCgcagtgcgcgcgcgccgccagcCTAGCGGGAGAGTCGAGCTGTTCTCTGTCAATTCT TGCCTGGTGCTGGTGTACTCTTGTCATGGCTGGGACATCAGCACGATTGAAGCCCTTGGCGACCGCTTGCGAGGTTACGGCGATATACAGAAGAGAATCGCGGGGTTCAACGCCACCCAGTGCGGGTACTGCACTCCTGGCTGGGCGATGCACTTGTACAG CTTGCAAGATAAAGGCCTTACAATGGAACAGATGGAAAAGTCATTTGGCAGCAACACTTGTAGATGTACCGGCTTTAGGCCTATCATGGACACAGTCAAGTCCTTTGCCGTGGACGCTAGTCCAGAACTCTGCCAGAAAGCCCTCGACATTGAAGAACTTACCATTTGCAAGAAAACCAAAGAACCCTGTAACAGAAAATGCTCTGTCAGGAGCATTGACAGTGATTGGAGTATTGTCCTAGATGAGCCCAAAGAAACGAATGAAGACACAATATCTCTGGACACAGAATCCCATCAATTCTTCAAGGTCTACAAAGAAGAGGAAATCTTTCGAATTTTGAATAACAATGGAGATGATTCTTACATGCTCATTGATGGAAATACAGGAAAAG GAGTATATGAAATCTTCGAATATCCCCGCGTACTAATAGATATAAGTGAAGTGAAATCGCTGAAGAAGTACAGTTTCGACCAAAATCTGGTGTTAGGTGGTAATATATCCATAGAGGATTGCATCACCATCTTTGAAGATATAGCCAAATCGAATGCAGATTTTTCTTATTTGGAGACAATGGCAAAGCATTTAGAATTGGTGGCCCATATTCCTGTAAGAAAG aTCGCTTCGCTTGCTGGAAATGTGATGCTGAAGCATGCCATGCCAGATTATCAATCTGATATATTTCTGCTTTTAGAGACCGTTGGAGCTTATGTCACTGTTC GTACCTCAAGACTTAGAACTAAGACACTGAGCATGACAGATTTCCTCAAATTCGACATGAAAAAGAAGCTCATCGTCAATTTTTTGTTGCCACCTTTTAGTTCTTCGCACATATTTAAAAGTTACAAG ATTATGCCCCGCAACCAAAACGCTCTCGCTATTGTAAACGCTGGTTTCCTCTTAGTAAAGAATCCCAGCACTAACATAATCAGCGATGCGAGGATCGTTTATGGTAACATATCAGCTAGCTTCGTGCATGCCACACAAACTGAGAAATACCTCATTGGGAAGAATGTGTTCAACAATGATGTCTTACAAAAGGCAATCCAATTGCTAAACAAAGAAGTGAATCCTGTGGACAATCCTCCAAACCCTTCGAAGGAGTGCAGGAAAAAACTGGCAATAGGCCTCTTTTACAAG TTCGTTTTGAGCATCGCTCCTTCGAACCAGATCTCTGATCGCAACTCTTCAGGCGGTCTACTCATTGCTCGGCCGGTCTCGAATGGAACTCAAGACTTCACTACCGACACCTCATTGTACCCTTTGAATAAACCAGTGCCCAAACTAGAGGCTATGATACAAAGTGCCGGTGAGGCCCAATTTGCCAACGATGTACCACAATTCCCTAAACAAGTGTTCGGAGCGTTCGTGCAGTCGACTGTGCATAGAGGAAACGTTGATACAATTAATGTGAAGAAGATTTTG GAAACTCCAGGAGTTCTAGCTATATTAACACCGGACGACATACCTGGCAAAAATTCTTTCTCCCGCCCCGGATTCCAACTACAGACTGAAGTGGAAGAAATTCTAGCTACCGATATCAAATATTACGGACAACCTATAGCAATACTCGTGGCTACCAGCGAAGAGTTGGCAGCTAGTGCTGCCAAAAAAGTTGAAGTGAAATACAAGAACGTGAGCAAAGATCGACCTGTATTAACAATAGATCAAGCAAAAAAAGATAGTAATAGATACAGAGCATATCCAGATAATATCACGCCCACAGCGAAAGGGGAAAATGTTGATAAAGTAATAAAGGGTGTGTATGAAATCGAGGCACAGTACCATTATTATATGGAACCTATAACAAGTGTGGTGGTGCCTGTGGACAGGGGGCTAGAAGTGTATGATGCTACGCAATGGATGGATCTCACTCAAGCTGCTATCGCCGAATGCTTGGCTATAAAAGAAAGCGA TGTCGTTGTGTATGTCCGCCGAATCGGTGGTGGTTTCGGAGGTAAGATCAGTCGCAACGTCCAAGCGTCAACTGCCTGCGCCCTTGTGGCCAAGAAGATGAATCTCCCATGTCGCTTCGTGCTGCCCCTGCAAACTAACCTCACCATCGCTGGGAGGAGACTGCCATGCCAATGTGATTACGAG GTGGGGGTAGACAAAGAAGGCAAGATTCAGTACTTGAATGCGAAGATTATTGAAGACGACGGTTGTTCGCACAACGAGAACATCCTCGCCTATACTGTCGGCGGGTTTCCGAACTGCTACGATGTCAGCACCTACAATGTCACTACAGCTGCTGTCCTCACTGATCTACCTTCCAACACATTTGCGAGAGCACCAG GAACTTCGGAGGGCATTTCATGCATCGAACATATTATGGAACGTATAGCATTCGAAGTAAAGAAAGATCCAACGGAGGTGCGCCTACTCAACATGAGAAAAGACGACAATGACCTACCAACCCTCATAGCAGACTACAAAAAGGAGACAAACTACGAAAAAAGATCACAAGAGGTTCAGGAGTTCAACAACGCTAACAGATGGATGAAGAAGGCAATTTCCATCGCTGTCATGAGCTTCCCCGTGATATTCTATGGCAACTACAGTGCCATGGTCAGCATTTACAGAGGAGATGGCACCGTGACGGTCACTACTGGAGGTATAGAGATGGGACAAGGTGTGAACACCAAAGTTGCCCAAGTCTGCGCTTACGAGCTTGGAATCCCTTTGGACCACATTTCAGTTTTACCCCACTACTCTTTTGTTGCCGCTAATAACGTCTTCTCAGGCTCTAGCATCACGAGTGAGTCTACTTGTTACGCTGTGATCAAAGCTTGTGAAATGCTGAAAGATCGATTGGAGCCTGTAAAGAGCACAATGACGAATCCTACATGGCAGGAGTTGATCACAAAAGCTAGCGATGAAGAAGTGGATTTGACGGCGATATACATGATGACAGATAAGGAATCAGATCTGTCTGGGTACAATGCGTATGCAGTGGCCATTCTGGAGGTGCAATTGGACGTTTTGTCGGGAAGGTACGAGTTACTAAGAGTGGATATTTTGGAAGACGTCGGGTTGAGTGCCAATCCGAACATAGATGTTGGTCAG GTGGAAGGTGGCTACGTCCAAGGACTTGGGTACTACACGACCGAGAAGTTTGTCTACAACCAGGTCACAGGGAAGCTGCTCACCAACCGATCGCTGACGTACCACGTGCCCTTAGCTCGGGACATACCGGCTCAGTTCAACGTCAAACTGCGGTACAACTCTAAAAACCCCAAGGGCGTGCTGGGCTCTAAAG CGGTTGGAGAAATGGGAATTTGCACCGCGCACGGAGTGACGCAGGCGTTAAGGCAATGCATTCACGAGTCGAGAAAGGACTCTGGATATGACGATTCAAAATGGGTTAATATTG
- the LOC135078174 gene encoding uncharacterized protein LOC135078174 isoform X4 yields the protein MHLYSLQDKGLTMEQMEKSFGSNTCRCTGFRPIMDTVKSFAVDASPELCQKALDIEELTICKKTKEPCNRKCSVRSIDSDWSIVLDEPKETNEDTISLDTESHQFFKVYKEEEIFRILNNNGDDSYMLIDGNTGKGVYEIFEYPRVLIDISEVKSLKKYSFDQNLVLGGNISIEDCITIFEDIAKSNADFSYLETMAKHLELVAHIPVRKIASLAGNVMLKHAMPDYQSDIFLLLETVGAYVTVRTSRLRTKTLSMTDFLKFDMKKKLIVNFLLPPFSSSHIFKSYKIMPRNQNALAIVNAGFLLVKNPSTNIISDARIVYGNISASFVHATQTEKYLIGKNVFNNDVLQKAIQLLNKEVNPVDNPPNPSKECRKKLAIGLFYKFVLSIAPSNQISDRNSSGGLLIARPVSNGTQDFTTDTSLYPLNKPVPKLEAMIQSAGEAQFANDVPQFPKQVFGAFVQSTVHRGNVDTINVKKILETPGVLAILTPDDIPGKNSFSRPGFQLQTEVEEILATDIKYYGQPIAILVATSEELAASAAKKVEVKYKNVSKDRPVLTIDQAKKDSNRYRAYPDNITPTAKGENVDKVIKGVYEIEAQYHYYMEPITSVVVPVDRGLEVYDATQWMDLTQAAIAECLAIKESDVVVYVRRIGGGFGGKISRNVQASTACALVAKKMNLPCRFVLPLQTNLTIAGRRLPCQCDYEVGVDKEGKIQYLNAKIIEDDGCSHNENILAYTVGGFPNCYDVSTYNVTTAAVLTDLPSNTFARAPGTSEGISCIEHIMERIAFEVKKDPTEVRLLNMRKDDNDLPTLIADYKKETNYEKRSQEVQEFNNANRWMKKAISIAVMSFPVIFYGNYSAMVSIYRGDGTVTVTTGGIEMGQGVNTKVAQVCAYELGIPLDHISVLPHYSFVAANNVFSGSSITSESTCYAVIKACEMLKDRLEPVKSTMTNPTWQELITKASDEEVDLTAIYMMTDKESDLSGYNAYAVAILEVQLDVLSGRYELLRVDILEDVGLSANPNIDVGQVEGGYVQGLGYYTTEKFVYNQVTGKLLTNRSLTYHVPLARDIPAQFNVKLRYNSKNPKGVLGSKAVGEMGICTAHGVTQALRQCIHESRKDSGYDDSKWVNIAIPNDTESIVKALDVKLEEMVFS from the exons ATGCACTTGTACAG CTTGCAAGATAAAGGCCTTACAATGGAACAGATGGAAAAGTCATTTGGCAGCAACACTTGTAGATGTACCGGCTTTAGGCCTATCATGGACACAGTCAAGTCCTTTGCCGTGGACGCTAGTCCAGAACTCTGCCAGAAAGCCCTCGACATTGAAGAACTTACCATTTGCAAGAAAACCAAAGAACCCTGTAACAGAAAATGCTCTGTCAGGAGCATTGACAGTGATTGGAGTATTGTCCTAGATGAGCCCAAAGAAACGAATGAAGACACAATATCTCTGGACACAGAATCCCATCAATTCTTCAAGGTCTACAAAGAAGAGGAAATCTTTCGAATTTTGAATAACAATGGAGATGATTCTTACATGCTCATTGATGGAAATACAGGAAAAG GAGTATATGAAATCTTCGAATATCCCCGCGTACTAATAGATATAAGTGAAGTGAAATCGCTGAAGAAGTACAGTTTCGACCAAAATCTGGTGTTAGGTGGTAATATATCCATAGAGGATTGCATCACCATCTTTGAAGATATAGCCAAATCGAATGCAGATTTTTCTTATTTGGAGACAATGGCAAAGCATTTAGAATTGGTGGCCCATATTCCTGTAAGAAAG aTCGCTTCGCTTGCTGGAAATGTGATGCTGAAGCATGCCATGCCAGATTATCAATCTGATATATTTCTGCTTTTAGAGACCGTTGGAGCTTATGTCACTGTTC GTACCTCAAGACTTAGAACTAAGACACTGAGCATGACAGATTTCCTCAAATTCGACATGAAAAAGAAGCTCATCGTCAATTTTTTGTTGCCACCTTTTAGTTCTTCGCACATATTTAAAAGTTACAAG ATTATGCCCCGCAACCAAAACGCTCTCGCTATTGTAAACGCTGGTTTCCTCTTAGTAAAGAATCCCAGCACTAACATAATCAGCGATGCGAGGATCGTTTATGGTAACATATCAGCTAGCTTCGTGCATGCCACACAAACTGAGAAATACCTCATTGGGAAGAATGTGTTCAACAATGATGTCTTACAAAAGGCAATCCAATTGCTAAACAAAGAAGTGAATCCTGTGGACAATCCTCCAAACCCTTCGAAGGAGTGCAGGAAAAAACTGGCAATAGGCCTCTTTTACAAG TTCGTTTTGAGCATCGCTCCTTCGAACCAGATCTCTGATCGCAACTCTTCAGGCGGTCTACTCATTGCTCGGCCGGTCTCGAATGGAACTCAAGACTTCACTACCGACACCTCATTGTACCCTTTGAATAAACCAGTGCCCAAACTAGAGGCTATGATACAAAGTGCCGGTGAGGCCCAATTTGCCAACGATGTACCACAATTCCCTAAACAAGTGTTCGGAGCGTTCGTGCAGTCGACTGTGCATAGAGGAAACGTTGATACAATTAATGTGAAGAAGATTTTG GAAACTCCAGGAGTTCTAGCTATATTAACACCGGACGACATACCTGGCAAAAATTCTTTCTCCCGCCCCGGATTCCAACTACAGACTGAAGTGGAAGAAATTCTAGCTACCGATATCAAATATTACGGACAACCTATAGCAATACTCGTGGCTACCAGCGAAGAGTTGGCAGCTAGTGCTGCCAAAAAAGTTGAAGTGAAATACAAGAACGTGAGCAAAGATCGACCTGTATTAACAATAGATCAAGCAAAAAAAGATAGTAATAGATACAGAGCATATCCAGATAATATCACGCCCACAGCGAAAGGGGAAAATGTTGATAAAGTAATAAAGGGTGTGTATGAAATCGAGGCACAGTACCATTATTATATGGAACCTATAACAAGTGTGGTGGTGCCTGTGGACAGGGGGCTAGAAGTGTATGATGCTACGCAATGGATGGATCTCACTCAAGCTGCTATCGCCGAATGCTTGGCTATAAAAGAAAGCGA TGTCGTTGTGTATGTCCGCCGAATCGGTGGTGGTTTCGGAGGTAAGATCAGTCGCAACGTCCAAGCGTCAACTGCCTGCGCCCTTGTGGCCAAGAAGATGAATCTCCCATGTCGCTTCGTGCTGCCCCTGCAAACTAACCTCACCATCGCTGGGAGGAGACTGCCATGCCAATGTGATTACGAG GTGGGGGTAGACAAAGAAGGCAAGATTCAGTACTTGAATGCGAAGATTATTGAAGACGACGGTTGTTCGCACAACGAGAACATCCTCGCCTATACTGTCGGCGGGTTTCCGAACTGCTACGATGTCAGCACCTACAATGTCACTACAGCTGCTGTCCTCACTGATCTACCTTCCAACACATTTGCGAGAGCACCAG GAACTTCGGAGGGCATTTCATGCATCGAACATATTATGGAACGTATAGCATTCGAAGTAAAGAAAGATCCAACGGAGGTGCGCCTACTCAACATGAGAAAAGACGACAATGACCTACCAACCCTCATAGCAGACTACAAAAAGGAGACAAACTACGAAAAAAGATCACAAGAGGTTCAGGAGTTCAACAACGCTAACAGATGGATGAAGAAGGCAATTTCCATCGCTGTCATGAGCTTCCCCGTGATATTCTATGGCAACTACAGTGCCATGGTCAGCATTTACAGAGGAGATGGCACCGTGACGGTCACTACTGGAGGTATAGAGATGGGACAAGGTGTGAACACCAAAGTTGCCCAAGTCTGCGCTTACGAGCTTGGAATCCCTTTGGACCACATTTCAGTTTTACCCCACTACTCTTTTGTTGCCGCTAATAACGTCTTCTCAGGCTCTAGCATCACGAGTGAGTCTACTTGTTACGCTGTGATCAAAGCTTGTGAAATGCTGAAAGATCGATTGGAGCCTGTAAAGAGCACAATGACGAATCCTACATGGCAGGAGTTGATCACAAAAGCTAGCGATGAAGAAGTGGATTTGACGGCGATATACATGATGACAGATAAGGAATCAGATCTGTCTGGGTACAATGCGTATGCAGTGGCCATTCTGGAGGTGCAATTGGACGTTTTGTCGGGAAGGTACGAGTTACTAAGAGTGGATATTTTGGAAGACGTCGGGTTGAGTGCCAATCCGAACATAGATGTTGGTCAG GTGGAAGGTGGCTACGTCCAAGGACTTGGGTACTACACGACCGAGAAGTTTGTCTACAACCAGGTCACAGGGAAGCTGCTCACCAACCGATCGCTGACGTACCACGTGCCCTTAGCTCGGGACATACCGGCTCAGTTCAACGTCAAACTGCGGTACAACTCTAAAAACCCCAAGGGCGTGCTGGGCTCTAAAG CGGTTGGAGAAATGGGAATTTGCACCGCGCACGGAGTGACGCAGGCGTTAAGGCAATGCATTCACGAGTCGAGAAAGGACTCTGGATATGACGATTCAAAATGGGTTAATATTG